A genomic stretch from Sphingobacterium sp. ML3W includes:
- a CDS encoding aldose epimerase family protein, producing MKGKLMLLGISGILSYCCLSCQQTNSSKTSPNDTVAALMDTSSFSTTIDTKKVYLYELTNKNGVQAYFTNYGARLVGLWVPDNKGKLRDVVLGFAKASDYNNPKEPFFGTIVGPFGNRIAKGKFKLDDKSYTLAVNNGPNTLHGGFKGVHFAHWILKKADQSSLTFAYTLPDGQEGFPGNIRMEVTYSLNDNNELMIAYRAETDKKTVINLTNHAYFNLNGEGSGTILDHQLQLFANQYTPVDSTLIPTGQLIAVKGTPFDFTAPKAIGKDINTNDQQLSYGKGYDHNFVLNKDKEGEWYKAAHVVGDKSGIVMDILTNEPGIQFYSGNFMNEQVQLKNGEKDAFRTAFCLEPQHFPDAPNQPKFPTTVVSPGQVYQTKSLYRFSVK from the coding sequence ATGAAAGGAAAATTGATGTTGCTGGGTATTTCTGGTATACTTAGTTATTGTTGCCTGTCTTGTCAGCAAACGAATAGTTCAAAAACCAGCCCAAACGACACTGTCGCAGCCTTAATGGACACTTCATCATTTAGCACAACGATTGATACGAAAAAAGTCTATTTATACGAATTAACCAATAAGAATGGTGTACAGGCCTATTTTACAAATTATGGCGCACGCCTGGTAGGCCTTTGGGTGCCCGATAACAAGGGGAAATTGCGTGATGTGGTTTTAGGATTCGCGAAGGCAAGTGATTACAATAATCCCAAAGAACCATTTTTTGGAACAATTGTAGGGCCTTTTGGCAATCGGATCGCAAAAGGGAAATTTAAATTGGATGATAAGAGCTATACATTGGCGGTGAATAATGGTCCAAATACATTGCATGGCGGTTTTAAGGGCGTACATTTTGCACATTGGATCTTAAAGAAGGCCGATCAGTCATCCCTTACTTTCGCGTATACATTGCCGGATGGACAGGAAGGGTTTCCGGGTAATATTCGGATGGAAGTTACCTATTCGCTGAATGACAATAATGAATTGATGATTGCTTACCGTGCCGAAACCGATAAAAAAACAGTCATTAACTTAACAAATCACGCTTACTTTAATCTGAATGGTGAGGGGAGTGGTACAATACTGGATCATCAACTTCAATTGTTTGCCAATCAATATACGCCTGTTGACAGTACATTGATACCTACCGGCCAATTGATAGCGGTGAAAGGAACTCCTTTCGATTTTACTGCGCCCAAAGCGATCGGAAAAGATATTAATACAAATGATCAGCAACTCAGTTATGGAAAAGGTTATGACCATAACTTTGTTTTGAACAAAGACAAGGAAGGAGAATGGTATAAAGCCGCACATGTCGTAGGCGATAAGTCAGGTATTGTCATGGATATTTTGACGAATGAACCGGGGATCCAATTCTATAGCGGCAATTTTATGAATGAGCAAGTGCAGTTAAAAAACGGGGAAAAGGATGCATTCCGAACAGCTTTCTGTCTCGAACCACAGCATTTTCCAGATGCACCAAATCAACCCAAGTTTCCAACGACAGTTGTAAGTCCTGGACAAGTCTATCAAACGAAATCCCTGTACCGTTTTTCGGTAAAATAA
- a CDS encoding sensor histidine kinase produces the protein MINLKPVRFLSFLLLFPFLIQAQPYYFNHYQINEGLSNNAVICSMQDSYGFLWFGTKDGLNRFDGNSFKHFDASASDKNSLGGNNIISLKEDFKKRIWIGTDQGIYCYNPIDEQFKLLSKQFEHADVPVIITDQRKRIWFISNGMLYYHNLISNEIKQITTSDLYITAVSCTKNGTIFYGTPEGKIFQINSSDKPSLLLDFQVKYGSKDWFSIEKITENRKGELMIGTSKSGVYTYDFKEKTLKSMLGPDRLRQFLYVRDILQPNDTEYWFATESGLFIYQIADQSFINIQKEQENPWGISDNAVYNILQDKDEGIWIGTYFGGVNYYHKNNSIIEKFLPQDKPGSLKGSVVRIITKDPTDKVWIGTENGGLSKLDPSSGQIQNFSEKKGNLANNNIHGILPFDNKLLVGTFVNGLDIFDPIQEKVVYHIDRNSSPNPDLQSNFLFYLYKTKKGEILAASTRGLYRFDFVNKSFHLIRSVPEYMFYTTVLEDKQGNIWLGTWRDGLYCYNPNNGELKHYTHQKDNPSSLPNNRINSLFEDSKKQIWIATEGGMAKKIPTGEGFEKIGIKEGMPSNVILAILEDQQNNLWVSTSKGLVRYHLSNGKKRIFNLESGLPSIQFNYNSAFDDGYGRFYFGTINGLIRFDPKKLNQINYNTRIPIYVTNLYINNKAINQYTDGHILSKSILFTDKIQLKHDESSFSLDVAALHYQAPHSVHYSYKMEGLDNNWVDITGNQRVYFTKLAPGSYVFTVKAEDPNGNVIPTAASLKIVILPPIWASIPAYICYALILIGLIIFIIYHFNEKIKQRNRQHLLTVQNLREQELYRAKINFYTDVVHEIRTPLTLIKAPLEKLMDKVEHNPVTDKLLSTMQNNTEKLIALSNELLDFRQVETEGFKLHFELANISQTVQKISNDFGVTIQAQGKSMQVLITPDIIGSVATDAFDKICYNLFNNALKYSSEFIEVNLEADKQKNIAILTVKNDGALIPSEERERIFEPFNRLKQNKNIPGSGLGLALTRSLVLKHQGSLVYDVENFQWNVFRLTLPLNHNSNQ, from the coding sequence ATGATCAACCTAAAGCCAGTCCGTTTTCTATCTTTCTTGTTGCTGTTTCCTTTTCTGATCCAGGCACAACCCTATTACTTCAACCATTATCAGATTAATGAGGGGCTTTCAAACAATGCCGTGATCTGTAGTATGCAAGATAGCTATGGGTTTCTCTGGTTTGGCACGAAGGATGGTTTAAATCGCTTTGATGGAAATAGTTTCAAACATTTTGATGCCTCGGCTTCTGACAAGAATAGTTTAGGAGGCAATAATATCATCTCCCTGAAAGAGGACTTCAAAAAAAGAATCTGGATTGGTACCGATCAGGGGATCTATTGTTACAATCCCATCGACGAACAGTTTAAGTTATTAAGCAAACAGTTTGAGCATGCAGATGTACCCGTTATCATTACGGACCAAAGAAAAAGGATCTGGTTTATATCCAATGGGATGCTCTACTACCACAATCTGATCAGCAACGAAATCAAACAGATTACCACATCTGATCTTTATATTACCGCTGTGAGCTGCACAAAAAATGGAACCATCTTCTATGGTACTCCAGAGGGTAAAATCTTCCAGATCAATAGTTCAGATAAACCCTCACTCCTATTGGATTTTCAGGTAAAATATGGTTCAAAAGATTGGTTCAGCATAGAAAAAATCACGGAGAACCGTAAGGGGGAACTCATGATCGGCACCTCTAAATCTGGCGTTTATACTTACGATTTTAAGGAAAAAACTTTAAAATCTATGCTAGGTCCGGACCGACTCAGGCAATTTCTTTATGTCAGGGATATCCTCCAACCGAATGATACTGAATATTGGTTTGCGACCGAATCAGGGTTATTTATTTATCAAATTGCTGACCAGAGCTTTATCAATATTCAAAAAGAACAGGAAAATCCATGGGGTATTTCCGACAACGCGGTTTACAATATCCTGCAGGATAAAGATGAAGGAATCTGGATCGGTACTTACTTTGGTGGAGTCAACTACTATCACAAGAACAATAGTATTATCGAAAAGTTTTTACCTCAGGACAAACCAGGTAGCTTAAAAGGTTCTGTCGTACGTATCATTACCAAAGACCCGACAGACAAGGTCTGGATCGGAACCGAAAATGGTGGTTTATCGAAACTAGATCCCAGTTCAGGACAGATTCAAAATTTCTCTGAGAAAAAGGGAAATCTGGCGAACAATAATATTCATGGAATCCTGCCCTTTGACAATAAATTATTAGTCGGAACTTTCGTCAATGGCTTAGATATTTTCGATCCCATACAAGAAAAAGTTGTTTACCATATCGATCGAAATAGTTCGCCGAATCCCGATCTACAGAGTAATTTTCTCTTTTACCTGTATAAAACTAAGAAGGGAGAAATTTTGGCAGCCTCCACCCGAGGTTTGTATCGTTTTGATTTCGTCAATAAATCCTTTCATTTGATACGCAGCGTTCCGGAATATATGTTTTATACGACCGTGCTTGAAGATAAACAGGGAAATATCTGGTTAGGTACCTGGCGAGATGGCTTGTATTGTTATAATCCCAATAATGGAGAACTCAAGCATTATACGCATCAAAAGGACAATCCAAGCTCTCTTCCAAACAACCGCATCAATAGTCTATTTGAAGATTCTAAAAAACAGATCTGGATAGCAACAGAAGGTGGAATGGCGAAAAAAATCCCCACAGGTGAAGGCTTTGAAAAGATTGGTATAAAAGAAGGAATGCCCAGTAATGTGATCTTGGCCATTCTTGAAGACCAGCAAAACAATCTTTGGGTAAGTACTTCTAAAGGGCTTGTCCGTTATCACTTATCGAATGGGAAAAAAAGGATTTTCAACCTGGAATCTGGTCTACCTTCCATTCAGTTTAATTACAATTCTGCATTTGATGATGGCTATGGTCGTTTTTACTTTGGCACTATCAATGGTTTGATCCGTTTCGATCCAAAAAAACTCAATCAGATCAATTATAATACCCGGATCCCAATCTATGTCACCAACCTTTATATCAATAACAAAGCAATCAATCAGTATACAGATGGGCATATCCTTTCGAAATCCATTTTATTCACGGATAAGATTCAATTGAAACATGATGAATCATCGTTTAGTCTCGATGTGGCGGCGCTTCATTATCAGGCCCCCCATTCTGTCCATTACAGCTATAAGATGGAAGGTCTTGATAACAATTGGGTCGATATCACCGGCAATCAACGGGTGTATTTCACTAAACTCGCACCGGGAAGTTATGTTTTTACTGTCAAAGCTGAAGATCCCAATGGAAATGTCATCCCCACTGCTGCAAGTCTTAAAATTGTTATTCTGCCGCCTATTTGGGCAAGCATACCAGCCTACATCTGTTATGCGCTCATTCTTATTGGCCTGATTATATTTATTATTTATCATTTTAATGAAAAGATAAAACAACGTAACCGCCAACATTTGCTGACGGTGCAGAATCTTCGGGAACAGGAGCTCTATCGGGCGAAAATCAATTTTTATACGGATGTAGTCCATGAAATACGTACACCATTAACATTGATTAAGGCGCCTTTGGAAAAACTCATGGACAAAGTCGAACACAACCCAGTAACAGATAAACTGCTTTCAACCATGCAGAACAATACGGAAAAACTAATTGCACTCAGTAATGAGTTGCTGGATTTTAGACAGGTCGAAACTGAAGGTTTTAAATTACATTTTGAGCTGGCAAATATTAGTCAGACAGTGCAAAAAATCAGCAACGATTTTGGTGTCACTATCCAAGCACAAGGAAAGAGTATGCAGGTTTTAATCACTCCTGACATCATTGGCTCCGTTGCGACAGACGCTTTTGATAAGATCTGTTATAACTTGTTTAATAATGCTCTAAAATACTCATCAGAGTTCATTGAAGTGAATTTAGAGGCGGATAAACAGAAAAATATTGCTATATTGACGGTGAAAAACGACGGTGCATTAATTCCTTCGGAGGAAAGGGAAAGAATTTTCGAACCATTCAATCGCTTAAAACAAAATAAGAACATTCCAGGCAGTGGTTTAGGCTTGGCGTTAACAAGATCTTTGGTTTTAAAACATCAGGGCAGTTTAGTGTATGATGTTGAAAATTTTCAATGGAATGTATTCCGTCTAACTTTACCACTAAACCACAACTCAAACCAATAA
- a CDS encoding response regulator: protein MNAKANLLVVDDHAELLEFIADDLNEDYHITTSTNGNEALDLLASEYFDLIISDVMMPEMDGYELCQKIKENIAYAHIPVILLTAKNSIESKIQGLEYGADAYIEKPFSPAFLRAQIASLLKNRIKVKEFFIKNPMSQIQQIGQNQNDQDFLLRIEEIIMQHLDDPQFNVDRMADILCMSRPTLYRKINLVSSLSPNELINLTRLRKAAELLSLRQYKVYEISNLLGYSSATHFSRNFQKQFGLSPTEFQESQSK, encoded by the coding sequence ATGAATGCAAAAGCCAATTTATTAGTGGTAGATGACCATGCTGAATTACTTGAATTTATTGCAGATGACCTCAATGAGGATTACCATATCACCACAAGTACAAATGGAAATGAGGCCTTGGATCTACTTGCATCTGAATACTTTGATTTGATCATCAGCGACGTGATGATGCCCGAAATGGATGGCTATGAACTCTGCCAAAAAATTAAAGAAAACATCGCTTACGCACATATTCCTGTTATTCTATTAACAGCAAAAAATAGCATAGAATCAAAGATTCAAGGCCTGGAATATGGTGCTGATGCCTATATCGAAAAACCCTTTTCGCCCGCATTTTTACGGGCACAAATTGCCAGCTTGCTAAAAAACAGGATTAAAGTCAAGGAATTTTTCATCAAGAATCCGATGTCTCAAATCCAGCAAATCGGACAGAACCAAAACGATCAGGATTTCCTACTCAGGATAGAGGAAATCATTATGCAACATTTGGATGACCCGCAATTTAATGTCGATCGGATGGCGGATATACTTTGCATGAGCAGACCAACCTTGTATCGAAAAATCAATCTGGTATCGAGCCTGTCGCCAAATGAGCTAATCAATCTGACCAGGCTACGAAAAGCGGCAGAACTACTTAGTTTACGGCAATATAAAGTCTACGAAATTTCCAATTTGTTAGGCTATAGTTCGGCGACGCATTTTTCCAGAAATTTCCAAAAACAATTTGGACTCAGCCCGACGGAATTCCAGGAATCGCAGTCGAAATAA